One window of Alkalispirochaeta americana genomic DNA carries:
- a CDS encoding POTRA domain-containing protein, protein MKHPVAMPFIHSRGSSAPGAIDPGESPPPGGSRDRQTLPRHSRRISFSRTVLVWAILAGLPLAPAFGEASPPLLEEIILEGLRKTREAVVLQEIPLERGDPLTARTLTDLEEILLDTGIFSEVTLTTRPAPGEPSPATAAPSGTDPARVDLVITLREKVTLVPIPFFATDGSAATGGLILLESNLLGLNKQLITVAIAGTEGFNGILIYTDPSIAGSNWFGSLTTGMMETEEDHRLPDDTRLRDYTLREQHLSGRLGYRFTRDIRAGAGLRLTDRDISSFRGRKNTQPPEEGLFVVPSVFLDYNATRPRGVLRLGPKASLEASLVTGENHSGDIDDLGWETSAKAELALPLLPSRGGRLRLLLSGGIGDMPLGEQAEVSARDGYRTLPYQKTVADEWAGTAIFAEVPLLNRSWGAFVLSHYWEAGTFDASGHSRQYFAGPGGGFRVYLREVAIPAMGFDVAANLVDPDVVFSFTIGAQM, encoded by the coding sequence GTGAAACATCCTGTGGCAATGCCTTTCATCCACAGCCGGGGCAGCAGTGCCCCGGGAGCAATCGACCCGGGAGAGAGCCCCCCCCCAGGAGGTTCCCGGGACCGGCAGACCCTGCCCCGCCACTCCCGGAGGATCAGCTTTTCCAGGACCGTCCTGGTCTGGGCGATTCTCGCGGGCCTGCCCCTTGCGCCGGCCTTCGGCGAGGCCAGCCCCCCCCTGCTCGAAGAAATCATCCTGGAGGGGCTCAGAAAGACCCGGGAGGCAGTGGTCCTTCAGGAGATCCCCCTGGAGCGGGGAGACCCCCTAACGGCCAGGACCCTCACCGATCTTGAGGAGATCCTCCTTGATACGGGGATCTTTTCCGAGGTCACCCTCACCACCCGCCCGGCCCCGGGGGAACCCTCGCCCGCAACCGCAGCACCCTCCGGGACCGATCCGGCACGGGTCGATCTGGTGATCACCCTGCGCGAAAAGGTTACCCTGGTGCCGATTCCTTTCTTTGCCACCGACGGATCCGCCGCAACGGGAGGGCTCATCCTGCTGGAAAGCAACCTTCTGGGGCTCAACAAGCAGCTGATCACTGTGGCCATAGCCGGAACGGAAGGGTTCAACGGGATACTTATTTACACAGACCCCTCTATCGCCGGGAGCAACTGGTTCGGCTCGCTCACTACCGGCATGATGGAAACCGAGGAGGATCATCGCCTCCCCGACGACACCCGCCTCAGGGATTACACCCTGCGGGAGCAGCATCTGTCGGGGCGTCTGGGTTACCGCTTTACCCGGGATATCCGCGCCGGAGCGGGTCTGCGCCTGACAGACCGGGATATCTCATCCTTCCGGGGCCGGAAAAATACACAGCCTCCCGAGGAGGGTCTCTTTGTAGTCCCCTCGGTCTTTCTGGACTATAACGCAACCCGTCCCAGGGGAGTCCTGCGCCTGGGCCCCAAGGCCAGCCTGGAAGCATCGCTGGTAACAGGGGAGAATCACTCGGGCGATATCGATGACCTGGGGTGGGAGACCTCGGCCAAGGCCGAACTGGCCCTCCCGCTCCTGCCATCCCGGGGCGGCCGCCTGAGGCTTCTTCTCTCGGGGGGGATCGGAGATATGCCCCTGGGAGAACAGGCCGAGGTCTCTGCCCGCGACGGCTACCGAACCCTGCCCTACCAGAAAACCGTGGCTGACGAATGGGCCGGGACGGCTATTTTTGCCGAGGTTCCCCTGCTGAACCGCTCCTGGGGAGCCTTCGTGCTCTCTCACTACTGGGAAGCGGGTACCTTCGACGCCTCGGGCCACAGCCGCCAGTACTTTGCCGGTCCCGGAGGCGGGTTTCGGGTCTACCTCCGGGAGGTGGCGATTCCTGCCATGGGATTTGACGTGGCGGCCAATCTGGTTGATCCCGACGTGGTCTTCAGTTTTACCATCGGAGCCCAGATGTAA
- a CDS encoding FlgD immunoglobulin-like domain containing protein: MKIISRLRHGALLALVSGSFLLAHGTAFAYDPSPGSEAMQRLWSPLFLAGGASTATDQSGSGDVINPAVSARKQRIHLDAGHTSLAGDGSWEGGSLHLALTVPTPYAVFTGSLQYLSIEAEDLHLGQRGALNFSAAKELYPTVQAGIGISGQLAHQGNSTAFGGGLSLGMIHHLGDHGPLRDLRWGAALTQIGLSPEPDSDYSGTPAPFTPAADIHATLYADDDIRWEGHTGLQAPSFQNLIYRISSRATFRDRFSLTLGWEIDLAEQDDSDRTSGSLLPSIGLTARFQTGANPTRTTPGDSPAPLWQQSEIAAHAAWAPLYDDLWAASTGVNVAFGVVDRTPPKIVLDYPETQYISPNNDGLADELLLPVEITDERYVMSWAFVVRDDQGTVIRTIENAEQRPENVGFQSFLDRILYVRTGVAVPARIRWDGRTDAGGVAPDGEYTFTVEATDDNANRAVSREKPIVVDTTPPEVTIIPPEDTDELIFAPGGIGGQDTVTINQTSSREDLWTVQILDASDTVILEKEFHETDLEPFVWDGRDSSGSIVPDGVYWYQATATDRAMNTGKGQLENIIVDTVPTPIGLAVNLSHFSPNGNGRQDEIILTPDIPIREGIRTHTLEILDETGRSRRTMAGGEQVPSRWIFDGRDDRGRALEEGTYQARLTLLYRNGSEPRTASPSFVLDITPPRLSVVAEDDIFSPNGNGRKDTIAFIQDTEEALWWEGRIENAYGEVTRTFRWEGRPAERLLWDGRSGQGTPLPDGEYRYILTGQDRAGNRANSRAITFTLDTRETPVFVSTSRDAFAPGTRGPHPTMDLLPHIEDPRGAERFFLEVLDGEETLMARIDGAGAPDESYRWDGRGTTGEFVPDGTYRVRLVVEYRHGNRPAALSAPFEVDTVPPQATVTLGDDERAFSPGGDDAKDTMPILQSSSRESLWTRWIEDTQGRKLRTWETSGELQDFSWDGTDQDGQVVPDGTYRYGVSATDAAGNSLTLRTPPFRTDTRDVEIQLRLSHPAFSPNGRGGRETVTLLPRSNIEDGITRWTLRILPGQGQPGQEDQSVRTVDGTGALEPFVWDGRNDQGNPVPDGEYRGELAVRFATGAHPRVRSIRTVLVDRIPPEATAQFSSEIISPDGDGRLDELIISQETSREDRWTGTLRDEEGRIIRQWEWTGHAPEELVFSGLDQERRRVPDGLYTYELAATDLAGNTGGTGQIPFEVYTAETPLDLYAGRRAFSPNGNGVHDTITFSYRKGDARGLEQYTFTITDTATARPVVQRSGTSLPEDFLWDGTTPEGPADEGTYQATLTLLYRHGNRPEARSETVTLDITPPELSLSADHTVFAPGQGSQRDRITVTQTSDPAEGWEGRILDDQGEQIRRFTWSSQADSFTWDGTDAAGNQVPDGIYRYEISGTDAAGNTTRGEIPLIEVDTVPARLFVTLDRRIFAPRGPREESRELSIGTITSRVEGAAYRLVEILDEQDRVVRTLRSDQVLPRETLRWDGTREDGTIQDGTYRVRYRLALRNGTFPQVISPTVVVDTTPPDISAELEGLPFSPDNDGINDELTILLSARDASGIESWRFEILDRNQRPFQEFRGTGSPRERLIWDGRSASGELVRSAEDYPYRFSVTDRAGNESTVTGIIPVDILVVRDGDRLLIQIANITFEPNSPRLQINPATDTGAKNIEVLDRLVEIFDRYQTYRIQVEGHAVNITGTEREERETLTPLSRSRAASVRDALVSRGMDTDRITIVGRGGTEPVVPHSDLENRWQNRRVDFVLIR, from the coding sequence ATGAAGATAATCTCCCGCCTCCGGCACGGCGCACTCCTGGCCCTGGTTTCTGGTTCTTTCCTTCTCGCTCACGGCACGGCCTTTGCCTACGATCCCTCCCCGGGAAGCGAGGCCATGCAGCGTCTCTGGTCGCCCCTCTTCCTTGCCGGGGGCGCCAGCACCGCCACCGATCAATCGGGCAGCGGCGACGTGATAAACCCTGCCGTATCGGCCCGGAAACAGCGGATACACCTTGATGCAGGCCACACCTCCCTGGCCGGCGACGGCTCCTGGGAAGGCGGGAGCCTCCATCTGGCCCTGACGGTCCCTACACCCTACGCCGTCTTCACAGGATCCCTGCAATACCTCTCAATCGAGGCAGAAGACCTGCACCTGGGGCAACGGGGCGCCCTGAACTTCAGCGCCGCCAAGGAACTCTACCCCACTGTACAAGCCGGCATCGGAATAAGCGGGCAACTCGCCCACCAGGGGAACAGCACCGCCTTCGGCGGAGGGCTGAGCCTGGGCATGATCCACCACCTGGGCGATCACGGCCCGCTGCGGGACCTGCGATGGGGAGCAGCTCTCACCCAAATCGGTCTCAGCCCCGAACCGGACTCGGACTATTCAGGAACTCCCGCACCCTTTACCCCCGCAGCCGATATCCATGCAACGCTCTACGCCGACGATGACATCCGATGGGAGGGCCACACGGGCCTTCAGGCCCCGAGCTTCCAGAACCTGATCTACCGGATCAGCTCACGCGCCACCTTCCGGGACCGTTTTTCCCTCACCCTGGGATGGGAGATCGACCTGGCCGAACAGGACGACAGCGACCGAACCTCGGGATCCCTGCTCCCCTCGATCGGCCTCACCGCGCGCTTCCAAACCGGAGCAAACCCAACCCGAACAACTCCCGGAGACAGCCCCGCTCCTCTGTGGCAACAAAGCGAGATCGCAGCCCATGCTGCCTGGGCACCCCTCTACGACGACCTCTGGGCCGCCTCGACGGGAGTAAACGTAGCCTTTGGCGTGGTAGACCGGACTCCCCCGAAAATTGTTCTGGACTACCCCGAAACGCAGTATATCTCCCCCAACAACGATGGCCTGGCCGACGAACTGCTTCTGCCGGTGGAGATCACCGACGAACGCTACGTCATGTCCTGGGCCTTTGTGGTCCGCGACGATCAGGGAACGGTGATCCGCACCATCGAAAACGCAGAACAGCGCCCTGAAAACGTCGGGTTTCAATCCTTCCTGGACCGCATCCTGTATGTCCGGACCGGCGTGGCCGTCCCGGCCCGAATACGCTGGGACGGGCGAACCGACGCCGGCGGAGTCGCCCCCGATGGCGAATACACCTTCACCGTGGAAGCCACGGACGACAACGCCAACCGCGCCGTATCGCGGGAGAAACCGATTGTGGTGGACACCACCCCTCCCGAGGTAACCATCATTCCCCCGGAAGACACGGACGAGCTCATCTTTGCCCCCGGCGGAATCGGTGGGCAGGACACCGTTACGATCAACCAGACCAGCTCCCGGGAAGATCTCTGGACCGTTCAGATTCTTGACGCCTCCGACACGGTTATCCTGGAGAAAGAGTTTCATGAGACCGACCTGGAGCCCTTCGTCTGGGACGGCCGGGATTCCTCGGGATCAATTGTCCCCGACGGCGTCTACTGGTACCAGGCAACCGCCACGGACCGGGCCATGAATACCGGAAAGGGACAGCTGGAAAACATCATCGTCGATACCGTTCCAACCCCTATCGGACTCGCCGTAAACCTGAGCCATTTCTCCCCCAACGGGAACGGCCGTCAGGACGAGATCATTCTTACCCCGGATATACCCATCCGGGAGGGAATCCGCACCCATACGCTGGAGATCCTCGATGAAACAGGCCGCTCCCGGCGGACCATGGCAGGCGGGGAGCAGGTTCCTTCGCGCTGGATCTTCGATGGTCGCGATGACCGGGGCCGTGCCCTGGAAGAGGGCACCTATCAGGCCAGACTTACCCTGCTCTATCGAAACGGCAGCGAACCCCGGACAGCATCCCCCTCCTTCGTGCTGGACATTACCCCGCCCCGGCTCTCGGTGGTGGCCGAAGACGATATCTTCTCGCCCAACGGAAACGGCCGCAAGGACACGATCGCCTTCATTCAGGACACCGAAGAAGCCCTGTGGTGGGAAGGGCGCATCGAAAACGCCTACGGCGAAGTAACACGAACCTTCCGCTGGGAAGGACGCCCCGCAGAGCGACTCCTCTGGGACGGCCGCAGTGGTCAGGGAACGCCCCTCCCCGACGGCGAGTACCGCTACATCCTCACCGGTCAGGACCGGGCGGGAAACCGCGCCAACAGCCGGGCCATTACCTTTACCCTGGACACCAGAGAGACCCCGGTTTTTGTCTCCACCTCCCGGGACGCCTTTGCCCCCGGAACCCGGGGCCCTCATCCGACGATGGATCTCCTCCCTCACATTGAGGACCCTCGCGGAGCAGAACGGTTTTTCCTGGAAGTTCTTGACGGGGAAGAAACCCTCATGGCCCGCATCGACGGTGCGGGAGCACCCGACGAAAGCTACCGCTGGGACGGTCGCGGCACCACGGGCGAGTTCGTGCCCGACGGCACCTACCGGGTGCGCCTGGTGGTGGAATACCGCCATGGCAACCGTCCCGCAGCCCTGAGCGCTCCCTTTGAGGTGGACACGGTTCCTCCCCAAGCCACAGTCACCCTGGGCGACGACGAGCGAGCCTTCTCACCCGGCGGAGATGACGCCAAGGATACCATGCCGATCCTCCAGAGCTCTTCCCGGGAATCCCTCTGGACCCGCTGGATCGAAGACACCCAGGGAAGAAAGCTTCGAACCTGGGAAACCTCGGGCGAACTTCAGGATTTCTCCTGGGACGGCACCGATCAGGACGGCCAGGTGGTACCCGACGGCACCTACCGCTACGGCGTAAGCGCCACCGACGCTGCCGGAAACTCCCTGACCCTGCGCACTCCTCCCTTCCGTACCGATACCAGGGATGTGGAGATACAGCTTCGTCTCAGCCACCCCGCCTTCAGCCCCAACGGGCGCGGCGGGCGCGAGACGGTAACACTCCTGCCCCGATCCAATATCGAAGATGGCATCACCCGATGGACCCTGCGAATTCTTCCTGGCCAGGGTCAGCCCGGCCAGGAGGATCAATCGGTCCGCACCGTGGACGGCACGGGCGCTCTGGAACCCTTTGTCTGGGATGGCCGCAACGACCAGGGGAATCCTGTGCCCGATGGTGAATACCGGGGAGAACTGGCCGTACGCTTTGCCACCGGCGCTCATCCCCGAGTCAGATCGATCAGGACAGTCCTGGTCGACCGGATACCGCCCGAGGCAACAGCGCAGTTCTCGTCGGAGATCATTTCTCCCGATGGCGACGGTCGCCTGGACGAACTCATAATCTCCCAGGAAACCTCCCGGGAAGACCGATGGACAGGCACCCTTCGGGACGAAGAGGGCCGAATCATCCGGCAATGGGAATGGACAGGCCACGCCCCGGAGGAACTGGTTTTCTCCGGCCTGGACCAGGAACGCCGGCGGGTTCCCGACGGGCTCTACACCTACGAACTCGCTGCCACGGATCTTGCCGGAAATACCGGCGGAACAGGCCAGATTCCCTTCGAGGTATATACCGCCGAAACACCCCTTGATCTCTACGCCGGGCGGCGCGCCTTCAGCCCCAACGGAAACGGCGTCCACGACACCATCACCTTCTCTTATCGCAAGGGTGATGCCCGGGGACTGGAGCAATACACCTTTACCATAACCGATACCGCCACAGCCAGGCCGGTAGTCCAGCGCAGCGGGACCTCTCTGCCCGAGGATTTTCTCTGGGACGGCACAACCCCCGAAGGCCCCGCCGATGAGGGAACCTATCAGGCGACCCTCACCCTCCTGTACCGCCATGGAAACCGGCCCGAGGCCCGAAGCGAGACCGTGACCCTGGATATCACACCACCCGAACTCTCCCTCTCCGCAGACCACACAGTCTTTGCTCCCGGCCAGGGAAGCCAGCGGGATCGCATCACCGTTACTCAGACAAGCGACCCTGCCGAGGGTTGGGAGGGCCGAATCCTCGATGATCAGGGCGAACAGATCCGTCGTTTCACCTGGAGCAGCCAGGCCGATTCCTTCACCTGGGACGGCACCGACGCCGCGGGCAACCAGGTTCCCGACGGAATCTACCGCTATGAGATCTCCGGCACCGACGCGGCAGGAAACACCACCCGGGGAGAGATCCCCCTGATCGAGGTTGATACCGTACCGGCACGCCTCTTTGTCACCCTGGACCGGCGCATTTTTGCCCCCCGGGGTCCCCGGGAAGAGTCCCGGGAGCTCTCCATCGGCACCATAACAAGCCGTGTCGAGGGAGCCGCGTACCGGCTGGTGGAAATCCTTGACGAGCAAGACCGGGTGGTACGAACTCTCCGCTCCGACCAGGTTCTCCCCCGGGAGACCCTCCGCTGGGACGGAACCCGCGAGGACGGAACGATCCAGGACGGCACCTACCGGGTTCGCTACCGCCTGGCCCTGCGAAACGGCACCTTTCCCCAGGTAATCTCACCCACGGTGGTGGTGGACACCACGCCACCGGACATATCCGCCGAGCTTGAGGGGCTTCCCTTCTCGCCCGACAACGATGGTATAAACGATGAGCTCACGATCCTTCTCTCGGCCCGCGACGCCAGCGGGATCGAATCCTGGCGGTTTGAGATTCTGGACCGTAACCAGCGCCCCTTCCAGGAGTTCCGTGGCACCGGCTCTCCCCGGGAACGCCTGATCTGGGACGGCCGCAGCGCCTCGGGTGAGCTGGTACGAAGCGCCGAGGACTACCCCTACCGCTTTTCCGTAACCGACCGGGCCGGAAATGAGAGCACCGTCACGGGGATCATTCCCGTAGACATTCTGGTGGTCCGTGACGGCGACCGCTTGCTTATCCAGATCGCAAATATTACCTTCGAGCCCAACAGTCCGAGGTTGCAGATCAACCCCGCCACCGACACGGGGGCAAAAAACATCGAGGTCCTGGATCGGCTGGTGGAGATCTTCGACCGCTACCAGACCTACCGTATCCAGGTAGAGGGCCACGCCGTAAATATCACCGGCACGGAACGGGAAGAGCGAGAGACTCTGACACCCCTTTCGCGATCGCGGGCCGCCTCGGTGCGGGACGCCCTGGTGAGCAGGGGCATGGATACCGATCGCATCACTATCGTGGGCAGGGGCGGAACCGAGCCGGTAGTCCCCCACAGTGATCTGGAAAACCGCTGGCAAAATCGTCGGGTCGACTTTGTGCTCATTCGCTAG
- the epsC gene encoding serine O-acetyltransferase EpsC: MRDDLTPIISAIVDSYDTVGAINHIDGPNLPSRPSIRRILNDLQALIFPGFQSEEHIARHNARFLVAERVGSLAGRLSEEIFRSLCFHQGICHETEDTEPYRHEAQKITFSFLEEVPEIRRRLRLDVQAALEGDPAARSTEEIILAYPGLEAIMAHRLAHELWIREVPLIPRMMSEEIHGRTGIDIHPGATIGDSFFIDHATGVVVGESTIIGAHVKVYQGVTIGALSVHKRDANKKRHPTIEDNVTIYAGATILGGETTIGHNSIIGGNVWITSSVPPFSRIYSRAGEFQTRREKSRTGDFQI; this comes from the coding sequence ATGCGTGACGACCTGACTCCAATCATTTCAGCGATCGTCGATTCCTACGATACCGTGGGGGCGATCAACCATATCGACGGCCCCAATCTGCCCTCCCGGCCAAGTATCCGCCGCATCCTGAACGACCTGCAGGCCTTGATCTTCCCGGGTTTCCAGAGCGAAGAGCATATCGCCCGGCACAACGCTCGTTTCCTCGTGGCCGAGCGGGTAGGATCCCTGGCAGGGCGCCTCTCGGAAGAGATCTTCCGCAGTCTCTGCTTTCACCAGGGAATCTGCCACGAAACGGAAGACACCGAGCCCTACCGGCACGAAGCCCAGAAGATTACCTTTTCTTTTCTTGAGGAAGTCCCCGAGATCCGGCGCCGTCTGCGGCTGGATGTGCAGGCAGCCCTGGAAGGAGATCCGGCGGCACGTTCCACAGAGGAGATCATCCTGGCCTACCCGGGGCTGGAGGCTATCATGGCACACCGCCTGGCCCACGAACTCTGGATTCGGGAGGTTCCCCTGATTCCGCGCATGATGAGCGAGGAGATCCACGGCCGCACAGGAATTGATATTCACCCCGGAGCAACCATCGGGGATTCCTTTTTCATCGACCACGCCACGGGCGTCGTGGTGGGAGAGAGCACCATCATCGGAGCCCATGTAAAGGTCTACCAGGGCGTGACTATCGGTGCCTTGAGCGTTCACAAGCGGGACGCCAACAAAAAGCGCCATCCCACTATCGAGGACAACGTAACAATCTACGCGGGAGCAACGATCCTCGGCGGGGAGACCACCATCGGCCACAACTCGATCATCGGCGGAAACGTCTGGATCACCAGTTCGGTTCCTCCCTTCAGCAGAATCTATAGCCGTGCCGGAGAGTTTCAGACCCGGCGGGAAAAATCCCGAACAGGGGACTTTCAGATATAA
- the sbcB gene encoding exodeoxyribonuclease I, producing MAQTFLWYDLETFGRDPRWDRIAQFAAIRTDYDLQELEEPSILYGRISPDYLPDPEACLLTGITPRQTAENGLVEAELAREINRILSVPGTCTAGYNSIRFDDEFLRNLFYRTFHDPYRREYAQGNSRWDILPLIRLAHDLRPEGVQWTTDEAGTPVFKLEELTRANGISHDDAHDALSDVRATIALARLIKEKQPRLFSYYLTLRKKDQVRRVLNLEHPEPLVLADSLLTRPGGCSSVVWPLTVSPDNPNQIILFDLRFDPSPLWDLSREEIRRRVFSSREELAGEERIPLLGVQLNRVPAVAPLSTLTGDRAQALGLCLEEIRRNASALAGKEDLATKIRAVYQRDSASGDTPGEQGYTDPDLGIYSGGFFGDADQETFRRIHQTTPSELATAPPTFTDPRGPEMLRRYLGRSYPQELTSEELQRWQSHCARRLLAPEYRNALDFGSFRKKLHNLMALPDLPAGKRKTLKDLLDYARWLDEHILSAR from the coding sequence GTGGCACAGACATTTCTCTGGTACGACCTGGAAACCTTTGGCCGGGATCCCCGTTGGGACCGGATCGCCCAGTTTGCTGCGATCCGCACCGACTACGATCTCCAGGAGCTGGAAGAGCCCTCGATCCTCTACGGGCGCATAAGTCCCGATTACCTGCCCGATCCCGAGGCGTGTCTGCTCACGGGAATCACGCCCAGGCAAACCGCCGAGAATGGCCTGGTGGAGGCCGAACTGGCCCGGGAGATCAACCGGATTCTGAGCGTACCCGGCACATGCACCGCCGGGTACAACTCGATCCGCTTTGACGACGAGTTCCTCCGGAACCTCTTCTACCGAACCTTCCACGACCCCTACCGGCGGGAATATGCCCAGGGCAACAGTCGATGGGATATATTGCCCCTGATACGCCTCGCCCACGATCTGCGCCCCGAAGGAGTCCAATGGACCACCGACGAGGCGGGGACGCCGGTGTTCAAGCTGGAGGAACTCACCCGAGCCAACGGGATCTCCCACGACGATGCTCACGACGCCTTGAGCGATGTGCGGGCCACCATTGCCCTGGCCCGGCTGATCAAGGAGAAGCAACCCCGCCTCTTCTCCTATTATTTGACACTCCGCAAAAAAGATCAGGTCCGGCGCGTCCTGAATCTGGAGCATCCCGAACCGCTTGTCCTGGCCGATTCGCTCCTGACGCGGCCCGGAGGATGCTCCTCCGTGGTCTGGCCCCTCACGGTGAGCCCCGACAACCCGAACCAGATCATCCTCTTTGATCTGAGGTTTGATCCCTCGCCACTCTGGGATCTTTCCAGGGAGGAGATTCGCCGCAGGGTCTTCTCCAGCCGGGAGGAGCTGGCAGGAGAAGAACGGATACCCCTGCTGGGGGTTCAGCTCAACCGCGTACCGGCGGTGGCACCCCTCTCCACCCTCACCGGAGACCGGGCCCAAGCCCTGGGGCTTTGTCTGGAAGAAATACGGCGCAACGCATCGGCCCTGGCGGGCAAAGAAGATCTGGCCACGAAGATCAGGGCGGTCTATCAAAGAGACTCCGCCAGCGGGGACACCCCGGGGGAACAGGGCTACACCGATCCTGATTTGGGAATATACAGCGGCGGATTCTTTGGGGATGCCGACCAGGAAACCTTCCGCCGGATACACCAAACCACTCCATCTGAGCTGGCAACGGCCCCGCCGACCTTCACGGACCCTCGGGGGCCTGAAATGCTACGGCGGTATCTGGGCAGAAGCTATCCCCAGGAACTCACTTCTGAGGAACTTCAGCGATGGCAAAGTCACTGCGCCCGACGGCTTCTGGCCCCGGAATACCGCAATGCCCTGGATTTCGGGAGCTTCAGAAAAAAGCTTCACAACCTCATGGCCCTGCCTGATCTCCCGGCAGGAAAACGCAAGACCCTGAAGGACCTTCTGGACTACGCCCGCTGGCTGGACGAGCATATTCTTTCGGCCCGTTAG